From the genome of Kwoniella bestiolae CBS 10118 chromosome 5, complete sequence, one region includes:
- a CDS encoding mitochondrial 37S ribosomal protein mS23, producing the protein MRRIPSQVPQAVSRLLQGNVLSQPPTWYIPVLSNPPPQLPPRQVVQRNRPSSASPAHRSTGDMSYIPAGELERRDRLRKYKSRKQKPERIVYLEDKIRRQFFKDFPFEALRPVSLVEGREIDESKKVEGGEWVKLEQRGEYPTVEDTISFVLNVQQTRQIPISEAYAIATREFINLRARHEQATIAAEIEARHYGAEFKPDAFERQFTLEQKSLSSLIPPSTRSSDSTKVKYRKQPRWQWSNTIPQTSGSVSGEFTGGKSYIESWKLPRPLESASTVGQQSELLSSIPQIENPQETEAQGQEQEQEQEQGESDLEFLQAVLGKGKGRS; encoded by the exons ATGCGGCGAATCCCCTCCCAAGTGCCCCAGGCAGTATCCCGTCTTCTCCAAGGCAACGTCCTCTCCCAACCACCAACATGGTACATCCCCGTCCTGTCCAACCCACCACCCCAGCTCCCCCCTCGTCAAGTCGTACAACGTAATCGaccctcctccgcctcccCAGCACACCGCTCAACAGGTGACATGTCGTATATCCCCGCTGGGGAGTTGGAACGCAGGGATAGATTGAGAAAGTATAAGAGTAGGAAGCAGAAGCCTGAGAGGATAGTTTATTTGGAAGATAAGATTAGGAGACAGTTTTTCAAGGATTTCCCATTCGAGGCGTTACGACCTGTTTCACTCGTTGAGGGGCGGGAGATCGACGAGAgtaagaaggttgagggtggagagTGGGTGAAATTGGAGCAGAGGGGGGAGTACCCTACTgttgaaga CACAATCTCATTTGTCCTCAATGTCCAACAAACCCGCCAAATCCCCATTTCCGAAGCTTACGCCATCGCTACTCGAGAATTCATAAATCTCAGAGCGAGGCACGAACAAGCTACCATAGCTGCTGAGATCGAAGCTAGACATTATGGCGCAGAGTTCAAACCTGATGCTTTT GAACGTCAATTCACCCTCGAACAAAaatctctctcctctctcatccCCCCATCGACAAGATCATCAGACTCGACCAAAGTGAAATACAGAAAACAACCAAGATGGCAATGGTCCAACACCATCCCTCAAACCTCAGGCAGTGTGTCCGGTGAATTCACAGGTGGGAAAAGTTATATTGAAAGTTGGAAATTACCTCGACCTTTGGAATCGGCTTCTACGGTGGGACAGCAGAGTGAACTGTTGAGTAGTATTCCCCAGATCGAAAATCCTCAGGAGACGGAGGCGCAGGgacaggagcaggagcaggagcaggagcagggggAGAGTGATTTGGAGTTTTTACAGGCTGTTTTGGGTAAGGGTAAGGGTAGATCATAG